Proteins found in one Clostridia bacterium genomic segment:
- a CDS encoding pyridoxamine 5'-phosphate oxidase family protein, which produces MMKYHMRKLEREITDKEELAGILKNGKYAVISMCRNNEPYIVTLSYGYDEGRNSLYFHSAKTGLKIDFVKENPKVCATVIVDGGYMAGECEHKYASAVFWGNMNLVEDLEEKKHALVTLIDHLEEVPEPVKARLLKNDGVYEGVGILRLDIDEITGKKGS; this is translated from the coding sequence ATGATGAAGTATCATATGAGGAAGTTGGAACGTGAGATTACCGACAAAGAGGAACTGGCCGGTATCCTAAAGAATGGCAAATATGCAGTCATCTCAATGTGCAGGAATAACGAACCTTATATAGTCACATTGAGCTATGGGTACGATGAGGGCAGAAACTCACTTTATTTTCACAGTGCCAAGACCGGCTTGAAGATTGATTTTGTAAAGGAAAACCCCAAGGTATGCGCTACTGTGATAGTAGATGGGGGCTATATGGCTGGAGAGTGCGAGCACAAATACGCCTCTGCTGTTTTTTGGGGGAACATGAATTTAGTGGAAGACCTGGAGGAGAAGAAGCATGCATTAGTCACTTTGATTGATCACCTGGAAGAAGTGCCGGAGCCGGTAAAAGCAAGGCTGCTGAAAAACGACGGCGTTTATGAAGGAGTAGGAATTCTTAGGCTGGATATAGATGAAATCACAGGAAAAAAAGGAAGCTAG
- the amrA gene encoding AmmeMemoRadiSam system protein A, protein MGNIAGAFIFPHPPIMIEEVGKEETGRVKNSIDGAMKAAEHIADMQPDTIVIITPHGTLLKDAMTIASDERLEGSLARFGAAGVKLGFDNDLELVDKILEQADKKKTYCVPMQEDVKKTYGLEPGLDHGAMVPLYFISKRYKEFKLVHITYSLLSREQHYKLGIAIRDAAAELDRKVVVIASGDLSHRLTEDAPAGYDPRGSEFDEKYLEIIKSGEVKELMSMSDELLESAGECGYNSTLVLMGCLDGCSVKGDILSYEGPFGVGYCIAELHALACDGKKPVKSSDPYVKLAIETLETYVRTGKQIHGPKDLPAEMLTERAGVFVSLKKYGELRGCIGTIGPTTISIAMEIIQNAVSAGTRDPRFPPVEEDELDELDYSVDVLMEPTPISSKEELDVKKYGVIVRSGRRSGLLLPNLEGVDTVDYQVDISLQKAGIRSGEAYEMERFEVVRHY, encoded by the coding sequence ATGGGCAATATAGCGGGTGCATTCATTTTTCCTCATCCACCTATAATGATTGAGGAAGTGGGGAAGGAGGAAACCGGAAGGGTGAAAAACTCAATTGATGGTGCCATGAAGGCTGCAGAGCATATAGCAGATATGCAGCCGGATACAATTGTCATCATCACACCTCATGGTACATTGCTAAAGGATGCAATGACCATTGCATCAGATGAAAGGCTGGAGGGGAGTCTGGCAAGATTTGGAGCCGCGGGGGTAAAGCTGGGCTTTGACAATGATTTGGAATTGGTGGATAAAATATTGGAGCAGGCAGATAAGAAAAAAACATATTGCGTTCCAATGCAGGAAGACGTTAAAAAAACCTACGGGCTTGAACCGGGACTCGACCACGGAGCTATGGTTCCCCTCTATTTCATAAGCAAGAGATATAAGGAATTCAAACTGGTACATATCACATACAGCTTACTTTCCAGAGAACAGCATTACAAGCTTGGCATAGCTATAAGGGATGCGGCAGCAGAGCTCGACAGGAAAGTAGTTGTAATAGCAAGTGGCGATCTTTCACACAGACTTACAGAGGATGCTCCAGCGGGCTATGATCCCAGAGGTTCAGAGTTTGATGAAAAATACTTAGAGATAATCAAGTCAGGAGAAGTAAAAGAGCTGATGTCTATGTCGGATGAGCTTTTGGAGTCAGCAGGCGAGTGCGGCTACAACTCCACACTGGTGCTTATGGGCTGTTTGGATGGCTGCAGTGTCAAGGGCGATATATTATCCTACGAAGGTCCTTTCGGAGTAGGCTATTGTATAGCAGAGCTCCATGCCTTGGCTTGTGATGGCAAGAAGCCGGTAAAAAGCAGTGACCCCTATGTTAAGTTGGCTATAGAAACACTAGAGACATATGTCCGTACAGGAAAGCAGATTCATGGGCCAAAAGACTTGCCTGCTGAAATGCTCACTGAAAGGGCGGGAGTCTTTGTTTCACTCAAGAAATACGGCGAGCTCCGAGGCTGCATCGGCACTATAGGACCAACCACTATCAGCATTGCTATGGAAATCATACAGAATGCCGTCAGCGCAGGTACCAGGGACCCGAGGTTTCCCCCTGTAGAAGAAGATGAGCTTGATGAACTGGATTACTCTGTGGATGTCCTTATGGAGCCCACGCCTATCAGCTCAAAAGAGGAGCTGGACGTGAAGAAATATGGGGTGATTGTAAGGAGTGGACGCAGGTCTGGCTTGCTGCTTCCCAATCTTGAAGGGGTAGACACAGTTGATTATCAGGTGGATATCTCACTTCAGAAAGCGGGCATAAGAAGCGGAGAAGCCTATGAGATGGAACGTTTTGAGGTTGTAAGGCACTATTAA